The Onychomys torridus chromosome 2, mOncTor1.1, whole genome shotgun sequence sequence GACCTTGGGAAGTGTTTCTGATAGCTGCAGCCCCCTAGGGGTTGGGTGAGTTGGTAAGAGATGGCTCGTACCTCTCTTGCAAAggagctccagagaatctgacatcctctcctGGCTCCTTGGGCAGCCACACAAGTGGCAAATACACAGAGATGCACATGTAGATATATtatataaaagtaaatctttacaAGGAGGTATGGAGAAACAAAGGTTAACTGCTATATTTGTAGAAAATTTATCTTCTCACATCAGAAAAAAGCCAATTATAGGTATTATTTAATGCTGAGGCTCCAGTTAGTGTGTCTGACCTCCTTTGCCAAGGTCTGCAGTTTTTGTTCCCTTTAATGTAATGAGCACACCAGGGTCCCCTCCATGTGTACATTTCTGGCCTTGAAGGTAACCTGAAGTTTCCTTTAGAAGTATTTGCATGTATAAGGCTCTTTGGTGTGCTCgtttctttttctatcattttgttatatttaatttgttCTGGAGATTTCTATTAACTCTTCCATGTAGTGACtaattcatttcacataccatatattttttgtttttgtgttctaTCTAGTTCTCTCCCTCAGCtttattaaaattatgtatatcgAAAGTGTACAACATTATGTATCAATTTGTGTACGTTGTGAAATGGTCCCACAATCAAGCCAATTATATACATCTGTCCCCCTAGAGTTACAACTTTTAGTATGTAGTTATAACACTAGCAAGTTCAGTTACACGGTATTAACAGCATGGTTACTGTGCTGTTCATTAGAGCCCAGAATTACTTTATCATTGAAAGTCTGTATATCTCCCCATTTCTCCTCTGCCCACCCCTTACCCCCACAAGTGTCCTTCTGCTCTCTACTTCTGAAATTCTGTATTTATTGTTTTCGTATTAAGAGCAGACTGTACTATCATTCTGTCTCTGACATATTTCTGTTAGTCTAAGCCCTCCAGGGTCATCCATACTGTCCAAATGCCCATGTTTTTATGGCTGGAGTAATATGCCATTGTGTATTTACAGACAACATtctcttcattcatttatctgttgACAGACACTTGTTTCTAAGCTTTGGTCACTATGAATAATGCGTCAGTGAACATGGGAGTGCAGGTATCATTGGGATATAgtgattttatttcccttttgatATTTACCTAAAAGTGGGATTGTTTGACTTATGgcaaatgtattttcattttatgaggaTCCTCCATATGGTTTTTCATAATGCTTATATTAAGTACATTTGGTGCATGACAGTACACAAATGTTTATTTACCAACATGTATGTCTTTTTGGTATATACATTGTGAGGTTATAATGTCATTTTTTGGCTTTGATTTTTGTCTGCTAATGATAAATGATCCCTTTCACATACCTTTGAGCCATTTGTTAgctttgagaaaatgtcttatatAGGCTTTTTGCCCGTTTTTTAATTACTTGCTTTTTTGCTGTTaagttttgagttctttatacatctGGATATTTGCCCCTTAATATGTGATTTGTAGGTAGCTTCTCCATTCCCATGGGTTGCTCTCAGTTTGCTGAATGCCTCTTTGGCTGTGAAGaacttgttttgaggcagggtctttgtaGACCATGGTGGCCTTGAAGTTAGAAATAGATCTACCTCTGTTAGACTCagaggtgtacaccaccatgcctggccccagCTGTGAAGAACCTTTTTAAGTTTGATGTAGTCTTTTGTACATATTTTTGCTTATGCTTCTGGtgtgaaaaaatttttaaaaatcattgtcaAGATTAGAATCAAAGAGATTTGTCTTGTGTTTTCAGCAGATCTGAACAGTTAAGCCTTTTGAATCCATTTGGAGTTGGTTTGTATGTTTGGTATAAGATCAGCCCCAGTTCCACTGCCCTGCATTGGGTGCTTCAGTTTCCCCAATCCCATTGTACATGCATGGCAACTTTGTCACAAGTAGTTTAGTATAAATGTTTTTATGTCATCTCCTTGTTTCATTCCTGACCTAAGTCCTTGATCatattaagtttatttttaaattggtaaTTTTATGATTATACCACAGAAATCCTCTGGAAAATACATGTTGCAGAAATTCTGTGTGACATCTTGGTTCTaggaaaatatgttcaaaatgaaGGTGAACAAGCGTAGTTGTTGGTGACAGGgatattttctgagaaatggtTCTTCATGtgttgcttttttctttgttttttttttttttttttttttgtttttgttttttgagacagggtttcctctatgtagttttctggatctcactctgtagatcaggctggcctcaaactcacagagatctacctgtctctgtctctcaagtgctgggattaaaggcgtgcatcactgcTGCCCAGCTCATGTGTTGCTCTCAATGCTGTGGCAGCTTTATGTAGTGTCATATGACTCCATTGGGCAGCGCAGTTTTTAGAGACTGCTGCCACTGAAGTGTTCTCTGATTGAGGTAGTTCAGCAGCAGATGATGATTCATACACAAGAGTGCCAGTTGAGTTAGAGTCACAAGCCTGGAGCAAAGTCCCTGAGTCTTAAACTACTAGAGGAACGAAGAAGTGAAAACCAGTGCCATCATTGTAGACATCGACTTCACTGTGGGGTCTTATTTTTGGAGCAATATTTCTAAGAACTGAGCATGCTCCAGTTTTCTGTCGATTACTTTCAGGGAAAGTGCTTCTAGACACTGACAGATTATGTATTGTTCCAGCAGTTGGTAGCAAGACCATCCAGTGTGAACTATATGGTAGCACCTGTGACAGGCAACGATGCTGGAATTCGAAGAGCAGAAATTAAGCAAGGGATTCGTGAAGTCATTCTGTGTAAGGATCAAGATGGAAAAATTGGGCTCAGACTTAAGTCAATAGATaatgtaagtatttttatttctgaaatattaaTATCAgacaattagaaataaaaatagtttggcTAGCTGTAACAACACATCTACAGTGAGGAATATCACAAATCTGACTTAATTTTCCACTTACAAGTGGAGACAGCCTGTGCTGGAACTTGTAAGCAGATCACTATGAGCGAGCTTTTCTTTTTGATTCTCTTTACTGAAATGAATGATGTCACTAGCTTTACAAAACCTTATGACAGAGTTTGCATGATAGAATTCTGGGCTTGGCATAGGGCAGCATATGTGAAAGTAATGGAAAACTGACAGTGAGAATTGGGTGtgcattcttgtttgttttgttgagacagggtttctctgtgtagcttttgtgcctttcctggatcttgctctgtagaccaggctggccttgaactcacagagatcctcctgcctctgcctcccaagtgctgggagtaaaggcgtgtgccatcaccgcctggcttggGTGTGCATTTTTAAACTAAGTGATAGTTATTTAATTTGTGAGATGGTTTTGCAAAGTTGGTTGTTCTTTCTGTCTATAAAATTTTAACTTGATGACCATTTGTGAACAAGTTCTTTGTAATTCAGGCAGTGAGTGAATCCCCTTGGCACACTAAAGACATGAAATCAGGTTTCccagatacattttaaaatgttacagaCATGGTGGGTCTCATAAACCTcaatttgtgattttctttttctttttatagtcaGTATCTTTCTGGATTCTGTTTCAGTCTTAAGACTCCTTAGCTTAGTGAGTCCAACTTTCTACAGACAAAATACTGTTTAGCTGATGAGGCTGATCTTGGCAGGAAATGCCAGCACCACCTTTCCACTCAAAGGGCTGAGAGCATGATTGTGTGTAGCCCTCAACACATGTTCATTGTGCTTGTTGTAAAGCCTTGACCTCACTGATGTTCTCCTTCTCTTGCGTTCCTGCAGGATACTGCAGCAGAGATTCTTTGGGTCCTTTGGCACCATTCTAGTTTGTATAGTGGGGTGCTGCCTGTTCATAGCACCTCATGGCAGAAATCATGTCTGGCCACCTTAGATTGTAGGGAAGGCCTAGCCTTATAGATGTGTCTGCACATCCTTAGCTTTCCTTTTATGTTTGTCCATTAGGTTTAACGTCTGATTGAATTACATAAGTATGAATGTCTCTGTGGGTTAGTTGTTAGAGGTACCCTTCTGAATTTCATAATGGATTATTATAAGCATTCATGTTATAGCTAACATGTTTATCTTTTTAGCCTGTTTAATCCTAGCAGTATTGCTATTTTAAGAAACGAGTGGTTTTTGAACTAAAAACATGGAATTATTACTCTAgactatcatttatttttaaaatttatttaattttatgtcttgagtattggctgcatgtatgtgtgtacaccataTACATACTTGGTACCCTCAGAAGTCACAAAGTGATACCAgatcctcaggaactggagttagacatgGTTGTGAGCCTTAGTGCTGGGAACCTGAGTTCATCTTATATATACTTAAGCAGTAAAACAACTCACTAGACATGCAGTGCTTGGTGTAATCAGAACCTGCAGTGTAGAGGTTTGCATTGGGCCAAGTTGCCCGTTCCTGTCACTTGACTCTGCGCAGGGTGATGTGACCAAGGATGCTCAGGTAGGTCCCGACTgagatctatttattttgatttattttgggggtattattgctttaataaagttttgtttctttttaagaaatgacGTGGCACCCATACAGTCGTAGGAGGATTTGTCATCAGCCACTTCCTCGGCCATAGCAGTGAAAAATAACTCTTTTCTTCTTATCTAGGGTGTATTTGTTCAGCTAGTTCAGGCTAATTCTCCAGCCTCCTTGGTTGGTCTGAGATTTGGGGACCAAGTACTCCAGATCAATGGCGACAACTGTGCGGGTTGGAGCTCCGATAAGGCACACAAGGTGCTCAAGCAGGCGTTTGGAGAGAAGATCACCATGACCATTCGCGATAGGTGAGCTGCGACCCAACAGTGAAAATGGAGATTCAAGTACACTTGGGTTTTCATTTCAGTGTTCTGTAAATACAGCTTTctgctttcactttttttttttttttttttaagaaaatgttgatTCATTACAGTCGTTGAGTTGCTGCAGTTGTGTGCTACAGATTTTtctaacatagattctttttttagaATTCTGCTTTTGCATATATTCTTTACAGCTCTGTATGGGAATCTGTCCTCTAGGCAGTGAttttgctgtctgtctctctttagaaaggaTACATAtgctcactctgcagcccactgACTAAGCATCCTTACCAGGGCCCTTTGTCACGAGGACTGAAATAGACACAGAGTTCCCAAGAACTCAGTTTTAAAACCAAATCTGGTCTCTGGGGTGGTTGTGCAATTAAGTAAAAGAGGATGAATCGTTCTGCATGATGGGTAGtctattttaatcttaaaatgacATTGgtctaaaatttttttattaaattcctaaatatatcaaaaattgaaaatggaaaaagtcttataattttttttaatctgtaagcACAATTTCATAAAGTTGGACCAGGGATGGTTAAGACTACACATTgttcccagaggacccaagttggaaAGGGCACAACTGCcgataactccagctccagggactctgacatcttgtttcttcataggcacctgcactcacatgcacagacccacctacatcatttaaaaaaaaaaaaatgttaatgttgcaaataaaaaacaaaaattgcatGTTGAAATTAGCCAGATCTAAAGACTGTAAGTCTCAGTGAATCTCTACACAGAGTAGCTATTTGGAATAAAAAAAGCTGTGGAGATTCACAttggattttatattttcactcTGGAATATATTTTCTGACACCCGTGTTCACAACTTTTATGAATgcatttttcttcagagctgaatACTAGTCATATATATTTTACCCATTTatctgttgaggaacatctaggttaaTTCCAGTTCATTGCTATAGTGAATAAGTAGCACAAGTATCTGCAGTAGGGTATGCAGTCTCTGGGTGTATGCCCAGGAGTGAAGTAGTGGGATCATTGCTTGAGAAACTTCCAAACTTACTTCCACAATTGGTGTATTAAtttgcagacagacacacagaccccattttttaataatagccattctgacaagttaGCTAATATATTCCAAAGTAgttctaatttgcatttccttggtggCTAGTAATattgaacttttatttatttatttttattttttattttttggagacagtttctttgtgtagccctgactggaactcgctctgtagatcaggctggcttggaactcacagagatctgcctgcctctgcctcctgagtgctgggattaaaggcatgcgccaccactgcctctcTTGtggtccatttttatttttgcacaAAGTGAAAGAATCTAATTTCATCCGTCCATGTCATTTCTTGATTAGTCTTCTCATTACGTTTTTGCCTCCATTGCCAAAAATTACATGGGCATAGCTTTACCACCTTATTTGTGGGCCCTCTTTCTGTTCCATTGGTCTTCTGTCTGTTTTAATGCCAGCACAAGGCTTTCTTTATGACTATAGCTATGGTATGATCTGTGGTTGAGTATTGTAAAACTCCAACAAGTGTTCTTAGGCTTGCTTTGGCTATTTGTGATCTTTTAAGGTTCCAAATGAAttcttgagggttttttgtttttgtttttactaaaaCTGTGAAATCTGATATCagaattttgatgggtattgcattaaATGTGTAAATTAATTTTGGTGTAATATAGCTATTTTCACAATATTCTGCCAATCCAGTTGCATGGATTTTCCAGCATTAACTATCTTCTGTGATTTCCTTTTTCAGTATCTTGAAGTTTGTACTGGGAGAGGTCTTTCActtcttaaataattttaaacattttgcaTAAGAGAAGTTTTTTATAAGTGGGACTGATAGGAAGGTACAGCTGCAGAATTTCATAATGTGAACAAACCAGATGGCCTTAAAATCTTAAGTAACACTATGGCAGAGTTGCAGAACATAGGCATGGATTATACTGCATGGCAGCATCTGAGACAGATGCTCATATGGCCTTTGTAATAGTAGTTTGTGCCTCCCTTACAGTCAGGGTTGAGGAATCCTCTCATTGCTTCTCtggtggcttttttgtttttgtttctgttttttatttttgtttttgttttaaatttcttaccACAAATTAGACCAGACAGGtttgtctataatcccagcacttgagaataTTGGATTgcattgagaccctgtctcaaaccagtAAAGCTGGCATGGGTTCAGTGGGTGAGGCATGCACaaccaggcctgatgacctgcgtttgattctcagaactcaTGTGgtggacagaactgactcctgcaactCACCCATATACATGCACCTgtgcacatataataaataaacacaatgttttaaaatttaaatgcccTAAGATCAATTGGCTCCCAGAAGTATTGAAGGTATTCAGTGATTTAGTTTAAAGCCATCTCGTTAATTCAAAGTATGGtgaactgtaaagaaaaatatattgataATTCCACAAAGCACTATGTTCTGTTCTCTCAAAATTAACAGAAGGATATCTTGATTAGCAAGTCAGTCAAGTCATGAGATTGAAAAAGAAAGGCCATTCAGGTGTCCTGTGTAAACAGTGTCAGGGTCATAGTAAATTATTAGAAACAGCACTTACTGTAACCAAATACTAAATTTAATGATTCAATCTAACCCAACCCTTATGCTTACAGGCCCTTTGAGCGGACAATTACTATGCATAAGGACAGCAGCGGGCATGTTGGTTTTATCTTTAAAAGTGGAAAAATCACATCCATAGTAAAAGATAGTTCTGCTGCCAGAAATGGCCTTCTCACTGATCATCACATCTGTGAGATCAATGGGCAGAATGTCATTGGCTTAAAGGTAAGGAATGCACTGGACCCTGGTTTAGAAAACATTTAGGTGGTATGACTTTCGTGATGACCTTCAGACAATGAAACTTGGTGGGAAATAAATGTAGCAACTGGGGCTCTGGGTAGCAATGCTCTTGGACCATCACAGAAATAACTCTGGGATGCTACATGGAATTGTCTTTCCCATACCGAGGTGGCTAAACTATTGATTCCTGGCAGGGAATCTGTGGAAACATGGGCAGGGAAATTTTTAGACATTTGAGTGGGTGAATGGCCAACTTTTTTCAGTCCAGAAATATAGAAAAGGAGTCTTGGTATATATattaatactttgtttttatacatttttgaTCTGTAAAGTTCTTGTTtgtaggcagggtctctctaaatagccctggctgtcctggaactcactatgtaggccataCTGCTCTCTAAGTctgagagatctgcttgcttctcaAAGGCATGGAAACCATGCTTGGCTTATAAATTCTTGAATTaagactatcttttttttttttttttggtttttcgagacagggtttctctgtgtagctttgcgcctttcctggaactcacttggtagcccaggctggcctcgaactcacagagatccgcctgcctctgcctcccgagtgctgggattaaaggcgtgcaccaccaccgcccggctgaattAAGACTATCTTAATATCTAAAGGTTTTAAGTAAAACTTTAATTCATAAATAATTCTAGAATCAGTTGACTGTATATGGGGCAAGCTATCCATTCTCAAGGAAAGGATTTTATTCAGTACCTTCAACTTTGTGACCAGCTTAAAAAATGTATGtcagtaaaattaaaattcagaCATACCAGGGATTGCGACAGCAGAGATATTAGCACAAGAACAGCAAATATAGTGTTTTTTTTAACCTAACAATTACAGtttcatatttattaaataaagccTCAGTGAAATTCTATTATGTTTCATTAGGACTCTCAGATTGCAGACATACTGTCAACAGCTGGGACTGTAGTTACCATTACAATCATGCCTGCTTTTATCTTTGAGCATATTATTAAACGGTAAGTGGACAGCTCTACTTTATGCTTGTGATCACCTGACATAAATATAAACACTGCTTTCAGTCTGCAGTTCTGCTTTTTAGAAATCTAGTCATGGTGGTTGTGACCGGGATTTCTTGCCTGTGAGATATTAAGAGTGGCCGTTGCTGTTCTTCCCAGTGTGTTTCAGGAGGTAGTCCTCTGGAATGGAGGAACATAAAGTCCATGAGAGTTGACAAGGGCCAGCAAGGGGTGACTCTGCCCAGAGCTTTTCTGCTCCTATCTTCCTTATAGTTGTTACCATGGTATTTTGGAAACTCTTCATTCAGAATCCTGATATATCACGTGAAAGTGAGATGTGGAAGATACATAAGCATAATTGTTGTAATGAAATCTTTGTCTATATTTTTGGCTTTTGGATAGAATGCAGCTAGCCACCCTAGTTGGTGGGGGGCAGGGTAGGAAGACTTGGTCTGTAgtctttttttcttaactattgGTAGGTCCCTTCTCTTCTGACTCATCATAgccttgctattttattttaattaaactgCCTGTCTTAACATAAAGGACTCACACTGTCTCTAGCATATCTACCCTGGTACAGATGTCTAGTCTTCCTGGACAGTCTCAGCCAACTCAGTTATCAGTTCCTTGGCTCTGAGCTCATTGAAAGACTTTTTCTTCTCCTCGGGCTCATCAGTGATAACAGTGCTAAGCTGGAATTGGGGTTGCCTTGGGTTAGTGTACATGGCACTTTTGCAAGTAGGTCATCACTTAGATAATGAGCGGCTCTCTTGCAGGATGGCGCCAAGCATCATGAAAAGCCTGATGGATCACACCATTCCTGAGGTTTAAGAACCTGCACAACATAGACAGCTGAATGTTTGTTTCCAGCTTCTTCGTCGGCAACTTCTACATTTTGCATATGAAGCTTTCCTGGAGCCAGGGAGAATATGCTGCATGGGGACCTATCTTCCATCATGGCTGGAAACCTCACTCTATCTGATGTCTTCTGCAGATTTTAAGATAGGTGTAGCCTTATCCTGGTTTTACAGATGTGAAACTTACTGACTTTCCTAGAATTGTTTCTCTACTGGAAACCTGATGTTTTTAATAAGCCATTGTGGTTAGGATGACTGGTATAGTCTTAGTTGTGTGAGAACTGGTCACCTTTGTCCTAGATAAAGCACAGTGCTAGTCGTGTTCAGTGGCATACTTGGATTTTAGAACATCAGCATAGAACATTGAGGATGATTGCCTTTGATAGTTACTTTCTAAGtttcctctgtatgtgtgtaaaatTCCAGTTAATCAACACTGGTTTCATTCCACAAAAGCATTATACAGTGTGTGTAGTTTGCAAGAGACTATCATGATTGTCACTAAATTTTAACTACCTTCACTTAGTATGCTTCAACTGTCGCCTTAACAACAGTAAGCATTTAGAATAAAAGCCAAAATAGAATTATTGCTGCCTTCTGAGACCTGAGATGTTAGCTCTCTATCTAGCTGGTAGATGTTAGCCCCGAGCAGCTTACTGGTAAAGCAGAGCTGCCGGGTTGTATGGA is a genomic window containing:
- the LOC118578239 gene encoding syntenin-1 isoform X1 — protein: MSLYPSLEDLKVDKVIQAQTAFSASPATQAVLVDVSAAFPPDGNLYPKLYPELSQYMGLTLNEEEICTNMPMVSGAPTQGQLVARPSSVNYMVAPVTGNDAGIRRAEIKQGIREVILCKDQDGKIGLRLKSIDNGVFVQLVQANSPASLVGLRFGDQVLQINGDNCAGWSSDKAHKVLKQAFGEKITMTIRDRPFERTITMHKDSSGHVGFIFKSGKITSIVKDSSAARNGLLTDHHICEINGQNVIGLKDSQIADILSTAGTVVTITIMPAFIFEHIIKRMAPSIMKSLMDHTIPEV
- the LOC118578239 gene encoding syntenin-1 isoform X2, which produces MSLYPSLEDLKVDKVIQAQTAFSASPATQAVLVDVSAAFPPDGNLYPKLYPELSQYMGLTLNEEEICTNMPMVSGAPTQGLVARPSSVNYMVAPVTGNDAGIRRAEIKQGIREVILCKDQDGKIGLRLKSIDNGVFVQLVQANSPASLVGLRFGDQVLQINGDNCAGWSSDKAHKVLKQAFGEKITMTIRDRPFERTITMHKDSSGHVGFIFKSGKITSIVKDSSAARNGLLTDHHICEINGQNVIGLKDSQIADILSTAGTVVTITIMPAFIFEHIIKRMAPSIMKSLMDHTIPEV